The window GCATGTCCCACTCGTGACCTAGATAAGGAGACCAGTCAACAGAGTGCAATGCCATTGGGCGCCACTCTTTAACCACCACCTCACCGCGATCTAGCGCATCACGGTACTCGTTGACTAACTGCGTCGCTGTCTCAATGTCTGATTCGTTTTTATCAATCAAAACATCGGCATAAAGCTTACGAGGTGTTGGGTGTTTCTTGATTTTTTGGTACATCAAAGGCTGAGTTGCATTTGGCTCATCTGCCTCGTTGTGGCCATGACGGCGGTAACATACCAAGTCAATTACGACATCGCGTTTAAATTCGTTACGGTAATCCAAGGCAATGCGCGTAACAAAAGCAACGGCTTCTGGATCATCCGCATTAACGTGGAAAATTGGTGCCTGTACCATCTTAGCGATATCAGTACAGTACATGGTCGAGCGAGTATCACGTGGATTCGATGTCGTGAAACCTACTTGGTTGTTAACAACAACGCGAACCGTACCACCAACACAGAAACCACGAGAGAGAGACATGTTGAATGTTTCCGCAACTACGCCCTGCCCAGCAACAGCTGAATCACCGTGAATAGTGATAGGAAGAACTCTACTTCCTTCTTTATCGCCCAAACGGTCTTGACGAGCCCGCACAGAACCAATAACCACTGGGTTTACAATTTCTAAGTGCGATGGGTTAAATGCTAGTGCTAAGTGAACATCGCCACCCGGAGTCGCGAAGTCTGCAGAGAAACCTTGGTGGTATTTAACATCACCCGTTCCCCACGTTTCATCATGCTTGCCTGCAAATTCATCAAACAGATCTTGTGGCTTCTTACCTAATACGTTCACCAACATGTTCAAACGACCACGGTGAGCCATACCGATGACCACTTCACGCATGCCGCTTGAACCAGCATGACGGATCAATTCTTTGGTCATTGGGATAAGCGCGTCACCGCCCTCTAGAGAGAAGCGCTTTGCGCCTGGGAATTTAGCGCCTAGGTAGCGCTCAAGGCCTTCCGCTGCTGTTAGCTCTTCTAGGAAAGTACGTTTTTCATCGTTGTTGAATGATGGCTGGCCTGAGACAGACTCTAGACGTTGTTGAATCCAACGCTTTTGCTCTGTGTCAGTCATGTGCATATATTCAGCACCGATGGAACCGCAGTAGGTTTTATTGAGGGCTTCGTAAATGTCTCTCAACTTCATGGTTTCTTGCCCAATAGCAAAAGAACCTACGTTGAAAGTTTCTTCGAAATCTTCTTCGGTAAGATTATGAAATGCAGGGTCTAGCTCAGCAACGGTTGGACGTTGCCATAGACCTAATGGATCTAATTCTGCAGCTTCGTGTCCGCGGAAACGGTATGCGTTGATTAGCTGTAGAACTTTTACTTGTTTTGCATCGACATCAGGGTCACTAACTTGGACATTGTAATGCTTTGTTTCTTGAGCGAGTCGTCGGAAGTAGTCACGGACACGTGAATGCGGCTGTTCTGCCACTTCTTTTGATGGCTTAGGCAAGCCGTCAAAAACACGTTTCCACTCCTCACTTACCAGATCGGGATCACTTAGATACAGTTCGTAGAGGTCCTCTACATACGTTGCATTGGCGCCAGCCAAGTGTGAAGACTCGAGCCATGCCTTCATCACGCCGTTGTGCATATTTTCCCTTAACCAGTAGTTTTCACGTTTGCTTCGGTCTACGCCGAGCTATAAACAGCCGACTGAAATAATCGGCAATTTTGATATTCTTCTACTCGAGTTTTGCAGTTGCAGTGAAGTGACGGGGTTTGCTTTACACAACACTGCAACTGTATCAATTGCGAGTAAATTACACCGAGCGATTTACCAGCATCGACTTGATATGGCCGATAGCTTTCGTCGGGTTAAGTCCTTTAGGACAAACACTTACACAATTCATGATGCCGTGGCAACGAAAAACGCTAAATGCGTCATCAAGATCAGACAAACGTTCGTCTGTCGCCGTATCGCGGCTATCAATTAACCAACGGTAAGCCGCTAGAAGACCTGCAGGACCGATAAATTTGTCCGGGTTCCACCAGAATGACGGACAAGACGTTGTACAACATGCACACATGATACATTCGTACAAACCATCTAAATGAGCACGGTCATCTGGTGACTGCAGATTCTCACGAGAAGGTGGCAACGCACCATCATCGATTAAGAATGGCTTAACTTTCGCATAGTTATCATAGAACTGCGTCATGTCAACAATAAGATCACGTACCACAGGTAGACCTGGTAGCGGACGAATTACGATCTTATCGCCTTGTAGTGCAGACAATGGCGTGATACATGCCAAGCCGTTTTTACCGTTCATGTTCAGGCCATCAGAGCCACAAACACCTTCACGGCATGAACGACGGAATGAAATGCTTGGATCTTGCTCTTTCAGCAGAATCAACGCATCCAGAACCATCATGTCTGAGCCTTCTTCTACATCAAGTGTGTAGTCTTTCATGTAAGGCTTAGTGTCTACATCCGGATTGTAACGGTACAAAGAGAAGTTCAGTTTCATAGTCATATCCTCCCTTAGTATGTACGTACTTTCGGCGGGAACGCGTCACGGTGTACTGGCGTCATGTTAACATCACGCTTAGTCATCGCTTCAGTTTCCGGGTTGTAGATTGAGTGGCATAGCCAGTTCTCGTCATCACGATCTGGGAAATCGAAACGAGCGTGTGCACCGCGGCTTTCTGTACGGTAGTTTGCTGCAACTGCGGTTGAGAATGCCGTTTCCATCAAGTTGTCTAGTTCCAAACACTCGATACGTTGCGTGTTGAACTCTGAAGACTTGTCCGCTAGGTGAGCATCTTTTAGACGTTCACGGATGACTTTAAGCTCTTCTAGGCCTGTTGCCATCGCATCACCTTCACGGAATACCGAGAAGCTGTTTTGCATGCAGCTTTGCAGATCTTTACGGATTTGTACTGGATCTTCGCCACCTGTGCTGTTTTCCCAACGCATAGTACGCGCCAGAGAAGCTTCGATGTCAGACTCCGTTGCAGGGCGTGCTTCCGCTTGCGCAGCCAACGTTTCACCCAAGTGAAGACCTGTTGCACGACCGAATACCACCAAGTCTAGTAGTGAGTTACCACCGAGACGGTTTGCACCATGAACCGATACAGAAGCAATTTCACCACATGCGTAGAGGCCTTGAACTTCCGCTTCGCTGCCGTCGGCCTTCTGCGTAATAGCCTGGCCAGAAACCTGAGTTGGAACACCACCCATCATGTAGTGACAAGTTGGGATAACTGGAATTGGCTCTTTCACTGGATCAACGTGAGCAAATGTACGAGACAGCTCACAAATACCAGGTAGGCGTGATTCAAGAACGTCTTTACCTAAGTGATCCAATTTCAGTTTAATGTGTGGACCCCATGGACCATCGCAGCCACGACCTTCACGGATTTCGATCATCATGGAACGTGCCACAACATCACGACCAGCAAGATCTTTCGCGTTTGGTGCGTAGCGCTCCATGAAGCGTTCGCCGTCTTTATTTAGAAGGTAACCACCTTCACCACGACAACCTTCTGTTACAAGAACACCTGCGCCAGCGATACCCGTTGGGTGGAACTGCCACATTTCCATGTCTTGCATTTGAACACCCGCACGTAGAGCCATGCCAACACCGTCACCAGTGTTAATGTGCGCGTTAGTTGTCGAAGCGTAAATACGACCTGCACCACCAGTAGCAAGGATGGTTGCTTTTGATTTGAAGTAACAGATTTCGCCTGTTTCCATGCAAATCGCAGTACAGCCCATGATCGCGCCATCTTGGTTTTTCACCAAGTCTAGTGCGTACCACTCAGAGAAAATGGTTGTCTTATGCTTAACGTTTTGTTGGTAAAGCGTATGTAGAAGCGCGTGACCTGTACGGTCTGCCGCGGCGGCTGTACGTGCAGCCTGTTCACCACCAAACTCTTTTGACTGACCGCCAAATGGACGCTGGTAAATAGAACCATTATCAAAACGAGAGAATGGAAGCCCCATTTTCTCTAGTTCGATAACAGACTCAGGCCCGTTTTTACACATGTATTCGATAGCATTTTGGTCACCAATGTAGTCAGAACCTTTTACGGTATCGTACATGTGCCACTGCCAGTCGTCCTTATGCGAGTTACCTAGAGCAACGGTGATACCACCCTGCGCAGATACTGTATGAGAACGAGTTGGGAATACTTTAGATAGCAAAGCACATGAAAGGCCTTGCTCTGAAATTTGTAGTGCAGCGCGCATACCTGCACCACCAGCGCCGATTACTACGGCGTCAAACTCACGAACTGGAATAGACACTTACGCACCCCACAAAATAAATAGACCAGAGAAGACATAACCGAACAGAACGGCAATAACACCAAGTTGCAACGCGCCACGAAGTTTCGCGCACTTAACATAGTCGGTGAACACTTGCCACATACCAACCCAAGCGTGAATCAGTACCGAAACAAGAGCCAACATGGTGAATACTTTGGTACAAGTGCCACCAAAGAATTGGGTCCAAGATGCATAAGAGATATCTGAGAAGGCACAGAAGCTAACCAGATAAATCGTGTATAGAGTCATAATGATGGCGGTAGCACGAATCAATAGGAAATCGTGTACACCGTTACGACCAAATGATGAAACGTGTTTTACCATACCATTATCCCCGCCAATAGTGACAATACTGCAGTAGCACCGAAGGCGACTTTCGCGCTCATCGTGCCAGTATCTAGCTCTTCAAAATAGCCTAGATCCATCATCAGGTGACGGATACCACCAGCAATGTGGTACGCAAGTGCAGTTAAGATGCCCCACAGGATGAATTTTACGAAGAAGCTATCGACAATATCGGCGGCTTCCATAAAACCCATTGGGGATGACAGAGAAATGGACAGTAACCAAAGTAGTATACCTACCGCAACAAACGTGATTACCCCAGACACACGGTGCAGGATGGATGCGATTGCTGTGATAGGAAAGCGGATGGTCTGTAAATCTAAATTAACAGGTCTTGACTTTCTTTCTTTCACGGGCTTGCTCACTCAGCTCCATTGAGCATTTATTGTTATAACCAATTTCAGCGTCCAAATGTACAAAAGTTAACATTTATTTAACAAATAGAACCGATAATTACCGAGAATATTGTAAACAACTTGTTAACACCGGGAGCCGTTACCAAACCTCACACTTTGTTACAGCCCCGAATTTATAAGGATTTAACTAAAATTTTCTTTGCCAATATACGGCGAGCAACATTCTAATACAATTGGTGTAACAAATTATGCTACATAGAACAGATTTTTAACGATTTTCAAAGAAAAAATCATAACAAGTGCACACAAAAATGGAGAAAAATTGACTTTATGCGTTAACAACAGTAAAACCATGGCACACAAACATCCTGGACGGATTAAATAATAAACAAAGGAGATTGTTATGGCGGATAAGAAAGCGACCCTTCATGTTGAAGGCAAAGCGCCAATCGAATTGCCAATTATGGATGGTACATTAGGTACTTCTGTAATTGACGTTCGTAAACTGGGAGCTAATGGTTACTTTACTTTTGACCCTGGTTTTCTTGCCACTGCATCTTGTGAATCATCAATCACGTACATCGATGGCGGCAAAGGTATTCTTTTGCACCGCGGTTACCCGATTGATCAATTAGCCAATAACGCAGATTACCTAGAAGTATGTTACATTCTTCTTTATGGTGAAGCCCCGACCCGAGACCAATACGAGCAATTCAAGAAAACTGTTACTCGCCATACTATGGTACATGAGCAAATCGCAAGCTTCTTCCACGGCTTCCGACGTGATGCTCACCCTATGGCGGTAATGTGTGGCGTAGTCGGTGCATTAGCTGCCTTCTACCACGATTCGCTCGATATTAATAACGACGAACACCGTGAAATTGCGGCGTACCGTCTAATTTCGAAAATGCCTACGCTGGCAGCGATGTGTTACAAATACTCTATCGGTCAGCCATTTATCTATCCACGCAACGATTTAAGCTACGCGGAAAACTACCTACACATGATGTTTGCAAACCCATGTGAAGAGTACGAAGTGAACCCTGTTGTTGCACGTGCTATGGATAAAATCTTTACACTACACGCGGACCACGAACAAAACGCGTCAACGTCAACAGTACGTCTGGCTGGTTCTTCCGGCGCCAACCCATTTGCATGTATTGCCGCTGGTATTGCATCTCTTTGGGGTCCAGCACACGGCGGAGCTAACGAAGCATGTCTGAAGATGCTGGAAGAAATCGGCAGCGTCGATAAGATTCCTGAGTACGTGGAACGAGCGAAAGATAAAGATGATCCATTCCGTTTGATGGGCTTCGGTCACCGTGTTTACAAGAACTACGATCCACGTGCAACCGTAATGCGTGAAACGTGTCACGAAGTGCTAAAAGAGCTAAACATCCAAGATCCACTATTAGACGTAGCAATGGAGCTTGAGCGTATCGCGCTTTCTGATGAGTACTTCGTCTCTAAGAAACTATACCCGAACGTAGATTTCTACTCTGGTATCATTCTGAAAGCGATCGGTATTCCAGTGTCAATGTTTACTGTTATCTTCGCTCTATCTCGTACCGTTGGCTGGATTGCTCACTGGAACGAAATGCACAGCGATCCACTGAACCGCATTGGTCGCCCACGTCAGCTGTACACCGGCGAGGCACAACGTGAATTTTCTCCTCTTCACGAGCGCGAATAATCACGGAGTAAAATGCTAAATAGAAAAAGGGGTGAGATGTGAGTC is drawn from uncultured Vibrio sp. and contains these coding sequences:
- the sdhC gene encoding succinate dehydrogenase cytochrome b556 subunit; this encodes MSKPVKERKSRPVNLDLQTIRFPITAIASILHRVSGVITFVAVGILLWLLSISLSSPMGFMEAADIVDSFFVKFILWGILTALAYHIAGGIRHLMMDLGYFEELDTGTMSAKVAFGATAVLSLLAGIMVW
- the sdhD gene encoding succinate dehydrogenase, hydrophobic membrane anchor protein, which gives rise to MVKHVSSFGRNGVHDFLLIRATAIIMTLYTIYLVSFCAFSDISYASWTQFFGGTCTKVFTMLALVSVLIHAWVGMWQVFTDYVKCAKLRGALQLGVIAVLFGYVFSGLFILWGA
- the sdhA gene encoding succinate dehydrogenase flavoprotein subunit, whose protein sequence is MSIPVREFDAVVIGAGGAGMRAALQISEQGLSCALLSKVFPTRSHTVSAQGGITVALGNSHKDDWQWHMYDTVKGSDYIGDQNAIEYMCKNGPESVIELEKMGLPFSRFDNGSIYQRPFGGQSKEFGGEQAARTAAAADRTGHALLHTLYQQNVKHKTTIFSEWYALDLVKNQDGAIMGCTAICMETGEICYFKSKATILATGGAGRIYASTTNAHINTGDGVGMALRAGVQMQDMEMWQFHPTGIAGAGVLVTEGCRGEGGYLLNKDGERFMERYAPNAKDLAGRDVVARSMMIEIREGRGCDGPWGPHIKLKLDHLGKDVLESRLPGICELSRTFAHVDPVKEPIPVIPTCHYMMGGVPTQVSGQAITQKADGSEAEVQGLYACGEIASVSVHGANRLGGNSLLDLVVFGRATGLHLGETLAAQAEARPATESDIEASLARTMRWENSTGGEDPVQIRKDLQSCMQNSFSVFREGDAMATGLEELKVIRERLKDAHLADKSSEFNTQRIECLELDNLMETAFSTAVAANYRTESRGAHARFDFPDRDDENWLCHSIYNPETEAMTKRDVNMTPVHRDAFPPKVRTY
- a CDS encoding citrate synthase — encoded protein: MADKKATLHVEGKAPIELPIMDGTLGTSVIDVRKLGANGYFTFDPGFLATASCESSITYIDGGKGILLHRGYPIDQLANNADYLEVCYILLYGEAPTRDQYEQFKKTVTRHTMVHEQIASFFHGFRRDAHPMAVMCGVVGALAAFYHDSLDINNDEHREIAAYRLISKMPTLAAMCYKYSIGQPFIYPRNDLSYAENYLHMMFANPCEEYEVNPVVARAMDKIFTLHADHEQNASTSTVRLAGSSGANPFACIAAGIASLWGPAHGGANEACLKMLEEIGSVDKIPEYVERAKDKDDPFRLMGFGHRVYKNYDPRATVMRETCHEVLKELNIQDPLLDVAMELERIALSDEYFVSKKLYPNVDFYSGIILKAIGIPVSMFTVIFALSRTVGWIAHWNEMHSDPLNRIGRPRQLYTGEAQREFSPLHERE
- the sucA gene encoding 2-oxoglutarate dehydrogenase E1 component, whose protein sequence is MHNGVMKAWLESSHLAGANATYVEDLYELYLSDPDLVSEEWKRVFDGLPKPSKEVAEQPHSRVRDYFRRLAQETKHYNVQVSDPDVDAKQVKVLQLINAYRFRGHEAAELDPLGLWQRPTVAELDPAFHNLTEEDFEETFNVGSFAIGQETMKLRDIYEALNKTYCGSIGAEYMHMTDTEQKRWIQQRLESVSGQPSFNNDEKRTFLEELTAAEGLERYLGAKFPGAKRFSLEGGDALIPMTKELIRHAGSSGMREVVIGMAHRGRLNMLVNVLGKKPQDLFDEFAGKHDETWGTGDVKYHQGFSADFATPGGDVHLALAFNPSHLEIVNPVVIGSVRARQDRLGDKEGSRVLPITIHGDSAVAGQGVVAETFNMSLSRGFCVGGTVRVVVNNQVGFTTSNPRDTRSTMYCTDIAKMVQAPIFHVNADDPEAVAFVTRIALDYRNEFKRDVVIDLVCYRRHGHNEADEPNATQPLMYQKIKKHPTPRKLYADVLIDKNESDIETATQLVNEYRDALDRGEVVVKEWRPMALHSVDWSPYLGHEWDMQWDSQYDKQRLVELGTRLCQYPESHKLQSRVNKLYNDRLAMMTGEKAIDWGMAETLAYATLVDDGKRIRISGQDSGRGTFFHRHSVLHNQTDASTYIPLANVHDKQGPFQVFDSVLSEEAVLAFEYGYATAEPGGLTIWEAQFGDFANGAQVVIDQFISSGEQKWARLCGLTMLLPHGYEGQGPEHSSARLERYLQLCAEQNMQVVVPSTPAQVYHMIRRQVVRPMRRPLIVMSPKSLLRHPLCTSTIEDLAEGTFQAAIPEIDNLEANKVKRVVFCSGKVYFDLLEQRRNNEQDDVAIVRIEQLYPFPMEEVQAAIAQYTNVEDFVWCQEEPQNQGAWYCSQHNFRAAIPAGADLKYAGRPASASPAVGYMSVHLKQQKALVEDALNVNSKTSN
- a CDS encoding succinate dehydrogenase iron-sulfur subunit; its protein translation is MKLNFSLYRYNPDVDTKPYMKDYTLDVEEGSDMMVLDALILLKEQDPSISFRRSCREGVCGSDGLNMNGKNGLACITPLSALQGDKIVIRPLPGLPVVRDLIVDMTQFYDNYAKVKPFLIDDGALPPSRENLQSPDDRAHLDGLYECIMCACCTTSCPSFWWNPDKFIGPAGLLAAYRWLIDSRDTATDERLSDLDDAFSVFRCHGIMNCVSVCPKGLNPTKAIGHIKSMLVNRSV